Proteins from a single region of Streptomyces sp. Tu 3180:
- a CDS encoding GntR family transcriptional regulator — protein MTAPVVHSLREQIREHILEGIISGRWQPGERIVERRIATELEVSQTPVREALRELESLRLIESAPNKGVRVRNLTAADLEESYPVRAGLEAIAAELAAERLAQDCSALEPHVAALYEADRLADGTGQVRHTVAFHRELVRAAGNSVLLHTWEGLGIEVFTALSIRWLGTVQQSYAEEHEELVAAFRRRDPRIAELVKAHVLGCAPRA, from the coding sequence ATGACCGCGCCCGTCGTCCACTCGCTGCGCGAACAGATCCGCGAGCACATCCTGGAAGGGATCATCAGCGGGCGCTGGCAGCCGGGTGAGCGGATCGTGGAGCGGCGGATCGCGACCGAGCTGGAGGTCAGCCAGACGCCGGTGCGGGAGGCGCTGCGCGAGCTGGAGTCGCTGCGGCTGATCGAGTCGGCACCGAACAAGGGCGTGCGGGTGCGCAACCTGACGGCCGCCGACCTGGAGGAGAGCTACCCCGTCCGGGCCGGCCTGGAGGCGATCGCGGCGGAGCTGGCGGCGGAGCGGCTGGCACAGGACTGCTCGGCGCTCGAGCCGCACGTCGCCGCCCTGTACGAGGCCGACCGCCTGGCCGACGGCACGGGTCAGGTGCGGCACACGGTCGCCTTCCACCGCGAGCTGGTCCGCGCGGCCGGCAACTCGGTGCTGCTGCACACCTGGGAGGGCCTGGGCATCGAGGTCTTCACCGCGCTGTCCATCCGCTGGCTGGGCACGGTCCAGCAGTCGTACGCCGAGGAGCACGAGGAACTGGTCGCCGCGTTCCGCCGGCGCGACCCCCGCATCGCGGAGCTGGTGAAGGCGCACGTCCTGGGATGCGCGCCCCGGGCATGA
- the sucB gene encoding 2-oxoglutarate dehydrogenase, E2 component, dihydrolipoamide succinyltransferase, which yields MAVSVTLPALGESVTEGTVTRWLKAEGERVEADEPLLEVSTDKVDTEIPAPASGVLSSIKVAEDETVEVGAELALIDDGSGAPAAAPAAEQAPAEQAAPPAPEPAPAAQPSTEQPAPAPAPTAEAAAGGGSAQGTDVVLPALGESVTEGTVTRWLKSVGDTVEADEPLLEVSTDKVDTEIPAPASGTLLEIVVGEDETAEVGAKLAVIGEAGAAPAPAAAPAAPEAPAQPEPAPAPQPAAPAPAPAPAAPAPAPAPQAAPAPAPQPVTPAPAPAPAAPAPAPAAAPAAAQPTDEGAYVTPLVRKLAAENGVDLSTVKGTGVGGRIRKQDVLAAAEAAKAAAAPAPAPAAAPAAPAAKKAPVLEASPLRGQTVKMPRIRKVIGDNMVKALHEQAQLSSVVEVDVTRLMKLRARAKDAFAAREGVKLSPMPFFVKAAAQALKAHPAINAKINEAEGTITYFDTENIGIAVDSEKGLMTPVIKNAGDLNIAGIAKATAELAGKVRGNKITPDELSGATFTISNTGSRGALFDTIIVPPGQVAILGIGATVKRPAVIETEEGTVIGVRDMTYLTLSYDHRLVDGADAARYLTAVKAILEAGEFEVELGL from the coding sequence ATGGCGGTTTCCGTAACCCTTCCGGCGCTCGGCGAGAGCGTCACCGAGGGCACTGTCACCCGCTGGCTGAAGGCCGAGGGCGAGCGCGTCGAGGCCGACGAGCCGCTGCTCGAGGTCTCCACCGACAAGGTCGACACCGAGATCCCCGCTCCCGCCTCCGGCGTGCTGTCCTCCATCAAGGTCGCCGAGGACGAGACGGTCGAGGTCGGCGCCGAGCTCGCGCTGATCGACGACGGCAGCGGCGCCCCGGCGGCCGCCCCGGCCGCCGAGCAGGCCCCCGCCGAGCAGGCCGCCCCGCCGGCCCCCGAGCCGGCCCCGGCCGCCCAGCCGTCCACCGAGCAGCCCGCCCCGGCTCCGGCGCCCACCGCCGAGGCCGCGGCCGGCGGCGGCTCCGCCCAGGGCACGGACGTGGTCCTGCCCGCGCTCGGCGAGTCCGTCACCGAGGGCACCGTCACCCGCTGGCTGAAGTCGGTCGGTGACACCGTCGAGGCCGACGAGCCGCTGCTGGAGGTGTCGACGGACAAGGTCGACACCGAGATCCCCGCCCCCGCCTCCGGCACGCTGCTCGAGATCGTGGTCGGCGAGGACGAGACCGCCGAGGTCGGCGCCAAGCTCGCCGTCATCGGCGAGGCCGGTGCCGCCCCGGCCCCGGCTGCCGCTCCGGCCGCCCCCGAGGCCCCGGCGCAGCCCGAGCCCGCCCCGGCCCCGCAGCCGGCCGCCCCGGCTCCCGCGCCGGCCCCGGCCGCTCCGGCTCCCGCCCCGGCCCCGCAGGCGGCTCCGGCCCCGGCCCCGCAGCCGGTCACCCCGGCTCCCGCGCCGGCCCCGGCCGCTCCGGCTCCGGCCCCGGCCGCCGCCCCGGCCGCCGCCCAGCCGACGGACGAGGGCGCCTACGTGACCCCGCTGGTGCGCAAGCTCGCCGCCGAGAACGGCGTCGACCTGTCCACCGTCAAGGGCACCGGCGTCGGCGGCCGCATCCGCAAGCAGGACGTCCTCGCCGCCGCCGAGGCCGCGAAGGCCGCCGCCGCCCCGGCTCCGGCTCCGGCCGCCGCCCCGGCCGCGCCCGCCGCGAAGAAGGCCCCCGTCCTGGAGGCCTCCCCGCTGCGCGGCCAGACCGTGAAGATGCCGCGGATCCGCAAGGTCATCGGCGACAACATGGTCAAGGCCCTGCACGAGCAGGCCCAGCTGTCCTCGGTCGTCGAGGTCGACGTCACCCGCCTGATGAAGCTGCGCGCCCGGGCCAAGGACGCGTTCGCGGCGCGCGAGGGCGTCAAGCTCTCCCCGATGCCGTTCTTCGTCAAGGCCGCGGCCCAGGCGCTGAAGGCCCACCCGGCCATCAACGCCAAGATCAACGAGGCCGAGGGGACCATCACCTACTTCGACACCGAGAACATCGGTATCGCGGTGGACTCCGAGAAGGGCCTGATGACCCCGGTCATCAAGAACGCCGGTGACCTCAACATCGCCGGCATCGCCAAGGCCACGGCGGAGCTCGCGGGCAAGGTCCGGGGCAACAAGATCACTCCGGACGAGCTGTCCGGCGCGACCTTCACCATCTCCAACACCGGTTCGCGCGGCGCGCTGTTCGACACGATCATCGTGCCCCCGGGCCAGGTCGCGATCCTCGGCATCGGCGCCACGGTGAAGCGCCCGGCCGTCATCGAGACGGAGGAGGGCACGGTCATCGGCGTCCGCGACATGACCTACCTGACCCTCTCCTACGACCACCGCCTGGTGGACGGCGCCGACGCGGCCCGTTACCTGACGGCGGTCAAGGCGATCCTGGAGGCGGGCGAGTTCGAGGTCGAGCTCGGCCTGTGA
- the lpdA gene encoding dihydrolipoyl dehydrogenase: MANDASTVFDLVILGGGSGGYAAALRGAQLGLDVALIEKDKVGGTCLHRGCIPTKALLHAGEIADQARESEQFGVKASFEGIDVPAVHKYKDDVISGLYKGLQGLIASRKVTYIEGEGRLSSPTSVDVNGQRVQGRHVLLATGSVPKSLPGLDIDGERIISSDHALVLDRVPKSAIVLGGGVIGVEFASAWKSFGTDVTIIEGMKHLVPVEDENSSKLLERAFRKRGIKFNLGTFFQKAEYTQDGVKVTLADGKEFEAEILLVAVGRGPVSQGLGYEEAGIAMDRGYVLVDEYMRTNVPTVSAVGDLVPTLQLAHVGFAEGILVAERLAGLKTVPIDYDGVPRVTYCHPEVASVGITEAKAKEIYGADKVVALKYNLAGNGRSKILKTAGEIKLVQVKDGAVVGVHMVGDRMGEQVGEAQLIYNWEALPAEVAQLIHAHPTQNEALGEAHLALAGKPLHSHD; encoded by the coding sequence GTGGCGAACGACGCCAGCACCGTTTTCGACCTAGTGATCCTCGGCGGCGGCAGCGGTGGTTACGCCGCGGCCCTGCGCGGGGCGCAGCTGGGCCTGGACGTCGCCCTGATCGAGAAGGACAAGGTCGGCGGTACCTGCCTGCACCGGGGATGCATCCCCACCAAGGCCCTGCTGCACGCGGGCGAGATCGCCGACCAGGCCCGCGAGAGCGAGCAGTTCGGCGTGAAGGCCAGCTTCGAGGGCATCGACGTACCGGCCGTCCACAAGTACAAGGACGACGTGATCTCGGGCCTCTACAAGGGCCTGCAGGGTCTGATCGCCTCCCGCAAGGTGACCTACATCGAGGGTGAGGGCCGGCTGTCCTCCCCCACCTCCGTCGACGTGAACGGGCAGCGCGTGCAGGGCCGCCACGTCCTGCTGGCGACCGGCTCCGTGCCGAAGTCGCTGCCGGGCCTGGACATCGACGGCGAGCGCATCATCTCCTCCGACCACGCCCTCGTCCTGGACCGCGTGCCGAAGTCCGCGATCGTCCTGGGCGGCGGTGTCATCGGCGTCGAGTTCGCCTCCGCGTGGAAGTCCTTCGGCACCGACGTCACGATCATCGAGGGCATGAAGCACCTCGTGCCGGTCGAGGACGAGAACTCCTCCAAGCTGCTGGAGCGCGCCTTCCGCAAGCGCGGCATCAAGTTCAACCTGGGCACCTTCTTCCAGAAGGCCGAGTACACCCAGGACGGCGTGAAGGTCACCCTGGCGGACGGCAAGGAGTTCGAGGCCGAGATCCTGCTCGTCGCCGTCGGCCGCGGCCCGGTCTCCCAGGGCCTGGGCTACGAGGAGGCCGGGATCGCCATGGACCGCGGCTACGTCCTGGTCGACGAGTACATGCGCACCAACGTCCCGACCGTCTCCGCCGTCGGCGACCTGGTCCCGACCCTCCAGCTCGCGCACGTCGGCTTCGCCGAGGGCATCCTGGTGGCGGAGCGCCTGGCCGGCCTGAAGACGGTTCCGATCGACTACGACGGTGTCCCGCGGGTGACGTACTGCCACCCGGAGGTCGCCTCCGTCGGCATCACCGAGGCCAAGGCCAAGGAGATCTACGGCGCGGACAAGGTCGTCGCTCTGAAGTACAACCTGGCGGGCAACGGCAGGAGCAAGATCCTCAAGACCGCGGGCGAGATCAAGCTCGTCCAGGTCAAGGACGGTGCGGTGGTCGGCGTCCACATGGTCGGGGACCGCATGGGCGAGCAGGTCGGCGAGGCCCAGCTGATCTACAACTGGGAGGCGCTGCCGGCCGAGGTCGCCCAGCTCATCCACGCCCACCCGACGCAGAACGAGGCGCTCGGCGAGGCCCACCTGGCCCTGGCCGGCAAGCCCCTCCACTCCCACGACTGA
- a CDS encoding YafY family protein: MRAARLIKMVLLLQSRPSMTAAELARELEVSERTVTRDAQALSEAGVPVYADRGRAGGYRLVGGYRTRLTGLARSEAEALFLSGVPGALREMGLEDAASAARLKVSAALLPSLRDASRTAAQRFHLDAPNWFREPQTPELLPAVADAVWDDRRITARYRRGDTGVERELEPYGLVLKAGVWYLCARVAGQGSFRVYRIDRFTAVDPVTGAGTRAERFERDPEFDLPAFWAERAEQFARSLLRAEVVVRLSPEGVRALPYAVGAAAAREALAAAAGAAADDEGWVTVTLPVESEEVARTQLTALGPEVEVLAPAPLRERFAAQAERLALLYGRK, translated from the coding sequence ATGCGTGCTGCCCGGCTGATCAAGATGGTGCTGCTGCTGCAGTCCCGGCCCTCCATGACCGCCGCCGAACTGGCGAGGGAGCTGGAGGTGTCGGAGCGGACGGTCACCCGGGACGCGCAGGCGCTGTCGGAGGCCGGGGTGCCGGTGTACGCGGACCGGGGCCGCGCCGGGGGGTACCGGCTGGTCGGCGGGTACCGGACGCGGCTGACGGGCCTGGCGCGCAGCGAGGCGGAGGCGCTGTTCCTGTCCGGGGTGCCGGGGGCGCTGCGCGAGATGGGGCTGGAGGACGCGGCCTCGGCGGCCCGGCTGAAGGTGTCGGCGGCGCTGCTGCCGTCCCTGCGGGACGCGTCGCGGACGGCGGCGCAGCGGTTCCATCTGGACGCGCCGAACTGGTTCCGCGAGCCGCAGACGCCCGAGCTGCTGCCGGCCGTCGCGGACGCGGTGTGGGACGACCGGCGGATCACCGCGCGCTACCGGCGCGGCGACACCGGTGTGGAGCGGGAGCTGGAGCCGTACGGGCTCGTGCTCAAGGCGGGCGTCTGGTACCTGTGCGCCCGGGTGGCCGGGCAGGGGTCCTTCCGGGTGTACCGGATCGACCGGTTCACGGCGGTGGACCCGGTGACGGGGGCGGGCACGCGCGCGGAACGCTTCGAGCGCGACCCGGAGTTCGACCTGCCCGCGTTCTGGGCGGAGCGGGCGGAGCAGTTCGCTCGCTCGCTCCTGCGGGCGGAGGTGGTGGTGCGGCTGTCGCCCGAGGGGGTGCGCGCGCTGCCGTACGCCGTGGGCGCGGCGGCCGCGCGGGAGGCGCTGGCCGCGGCGGCCGGGGCCGCGGCGGACGACGAGGGGTGGGTGACGGTGACCCTGCCGGTGGAGTCCGAGGAGGTCGCCCGCACCCAGCTGACGGCGCTGGGCCCCGAGGTGGAGGTGCTCGCACCCGCCCCGCTGCGGGAGCGGTTCGCCGCCCAGGCCGAGCGGCTGGCCCTGCTCTACGGGCGGAAGTGA
- a CDS encoding peptidoglycan recognition protein produces the protein MLLGCLPGVAAAVALVLCTYGVERAAESSAAGPAPVRRTDAHTAPRPFIVPRAIWVGGTAREQPPPRYDDKVVAVFVHHTDSPNDYDCAAAPAHIRSLYEGQTTARAWDDIGYNFLVDRCGTIYEGRAGGTSRPVVGAHTLGFNHRTTGVAALGTFTAGVPVPPAMERAIAELAAWKLGLSGTDPRSHVRLVSSNGGSRYAAGATATLPALAGHNDGFMTSCPGAALQARLPAIRETAAQLQGRRTDAVRRQEQAREGTQGQAPAQDDRTAGVSG, from the coding sequence GTGCTGCTCGGCTGCCTGCCGGGCGTCGCCGCGGCGGTCGCCCTGGTGCTGTGCACCTACGGCGTCGAACGGGCCGCGGAGTCCTCGGCCGCCGGGCCGGCCCCCGTCCGCAGGACGGACGCCCACACGGCGCCCAGACCGTTCATCGTGCCGAGAGCGATCTGGGTGGGCGGCACCGCCCGCGAGCAGCCGCCCCCGCGCTACGACGACAAGGTGGTCGCCGTCTTCGTGCACCACACCGACTCGCCCAACGACTACGACTGCGCCGCGGCCCCCGCCCACATCCGCAGCCTCTACGAGGGCCAGACCACCGCCCGGGCCTGGGACGACATCGGCTACAACTTCCTCGTCGACCGCTGCGGCACCATCTACGAAGGCCGCGCCGGCGGCACGAGCCGCCCCGTCGTCGGCGCCCACACCCTGGGCTTCAACCACCGCACCACCGGCGTGGCCGCGCTCGGCACCTTCACCGCCGGGGTGCCCGTGCCGCCCGCGATGGAGCGCGCGATCGCCGAGCTGGCCGCCTGGAAGCTCGGTCTGTCCGGCACCGACCCGCGCTCCCACGTCCGGCTGGTCTCCAGCAACGGCGGCAGCCGGTACGCGGCCGGAGCCACCGCGACGCTGCCCGCCCTCGCGGGCCACAACGACGGCTTCATGACCAGCTGTCCGGGCGCCGCCCTGCAAGCCCGTCTGCCGGCGATCAGGGAGACGGCGGCGCAGCTGCAGGGCCGCCGGACGGACGCCGTCCGCCGGCAGGAGCAGGCACGGGAGGGGACGCAGGGGCAGGCGCCGGCGCAGGACGACCGGACCGCGGGGGTCTCCGGGTGA
- a CDS encoding DUF4240 domain-containing protein — MDETEFWELVDSTREEAEGDPEEQADLLVERLARLDPEAVLDFARHFESRYHRAYRWDLWGAAWVLLDGASDDAFDFFRCWLIGQGREVYEGALHDPDALADLLDDFDEEIDGDGEELGYAADEAYEQLTGTVAPDLELPAAPAEPEGTPVDFENDARLAERYPRLWDRFRP, encoded by the coding sequence ATGGACGAGACGGAGTTCTGGGAGCTGGTCGACTCCACCCGCGAGGAGGCCGAGGGCGACCCGGAGGAACAGGCCGACCTGCTCGTGGAGCGGCTCGCGCGACTGGACCCGGAGGCCGTCCTCGACTTCGCCCGGCACTTCGAATCCCGCTACCACCGCGCCTACCGATGGGACCTGTGGGGCGCCGCCTGGGTGCTCCTGGACGGCGCGAGCGACGACGCCTTCGACTTCTTCAGGTGCTGGCTGATCGGCCAGGGCCGCGAGGTCTACGAGGGCGCGCTGCACGACCCGGACGCGCTGGCCGATCTGCTGGACGACTTCGACGAGGAGATCGACGGCGACGGCGAGGAGCTCGGCTACGCGGCGGACGAGGCGTACGAGCAGCTCACCGGCACCGTGGCCCCCGACCTGGAACTCCCCGCGGCCCCGGCCGAACCCGAGGGCACGCCCGTCGACTTCGAGAACGACGCCCGGCTCGCCGAACGCTATCCCCGGCTCTGGGACCGGTTCCGGCCCTGA
- the aceE gene encoding pyruvate dehydrogenase (acetyl-transferring), homodimeric type, whose amino-acid sequence MTDPNAIQPSELDQLPDRDPEETAEWQASLDAVTEAAGPHRAAYLMRRTLERAEGAGIALPKLLETDYVNTIPTSAEPAVDGDEEMESRITAWNRWNAAAMVTRGSKYGVGGHIATFASAAWLYETGFNHFFKGKEGDGSGDQLYIQGHASPGIYARAFLDGRLTEQHLDNFRREAGGNGLPSYPHPRRLPWLWEFPTVSMGLGPISAIYQARFNRYLTNRGIKDVSDSHVWAFLGDGEMDEPESTTALTLAAREQLDNLTFVVNCNLQRLDGPVRANFKIVQELEAQFRGAGWNVIKTLWGTAWDELFRLDTTGALVRRLREVPDAQVQTYQTRDAAYIRQDFFGKDPALVEMAKLLSDDKILECFHLSRGGHEPRKVYAAYRAALAHKGAPTVILAQTVKGHTLGEGFASKNANHQMKKLTVDEFKAMRDRLGLPIKDSDFVDGQVPYAHPGADSPEVRYLQERRAALGGPAPARRVHPVAPLPLPADKAFAAFDKGSGSQNVATTMAFVRLVKDLVRDKETGKRWVPIVPDEARTFGMESLFPSLGIYSPMGQTYEPVDRDQLMYYKEAKNGQIFNEGITEAGAMAEFIAASTSYATHGETMIPFYIYYSMFGWQRTGDQMWQLGDQLGRGFLVGATAGRTTLTGEGLQHADGHSPVIAATNPAALTYDPAFAYEIGVIVKEGLRRMFGEAEPDEDQNVFYYLTVYNEPLPQPAKPSAAGIDEGIVRGLYRFNTAETAGLTPAANAPRIQLLGSGTAIHWALKAQRMLAEEWGVAADVWSATSWTELRRDAMEADEALLRGEERVPFVRQALQGAEGPVLAVSDYMRQVPDQIAQWVEQDYTSLGADGFGLSDTREAARRHFGVDAESIVVAALAQLARRGEVQATAVKEARERYGL is encoded by the coding sequence ATGACCGACCCCAACGCCATCCAGCCGAGCGAGCTCGACCAGCTCCCGGACCGCGACCCCGAGGAGACCGCCGAGTGGCAGGCCTCCCTGGACGCCGTCACCGAGGCGGCCGGGCCGCACCGTGCCGCGTACCTGATGCGCCGCACACTGGAGCGCGCCGAGGGCGCCGGCATCGCGCTGCCGAAGCTCCTCGAGACCGACTACGTCAACACCATCCCCACCTCCGCCGAGCCCGCCGTGGACGGCGACGAGGAGATGGAGTCCCGCATCACCGCGTGGAACCGCTGGAACGCGGCCGCGATGGTGACCCGCGGCAGCAAGTACGGCGTCGGCGGCCACATCGCCACCTTCGCCTCCGCGGCCTGGCTGTACGAGACCGGCTTCAACCACTTCTTCAAGGGCAAGGAGGGGGACGGCTCCGGCGACCAGCTCTACATCCAGGGCCACGCCTCCCCCGGCATCTACGCCCGCGCCTTCCTCGACGGCCGGCTGACCGAGCAGCACCTGGACAACTTCCGCCGCGAGGCGGGCGGCAACGGCCTGCCGTCGTACCCGCACCCGCGCCGCCTGCCCTGGCTGTGGGAGTTCCCGACGGTGTCGATGGGCCTCGGCCCGATCTCCGCGATCTACCAGGCGCGCTTCAACCGCTACCTGACCAACCGCGGCATCAAGGACGTCTCCGACTCGCACGTGTGGGCGTTCCTCGGCGACGGCGAGATGGACGAGCCCGAGTCGACGACCGCGCTCACCCTCGCCGCCCGCGAGCAGCTGGACAACCTCACCTTCGTCGTCAACTGCAACCTGCAGCGCCTCGACGGTCCGGTCCGCGCCAACTTCAAGATCGTGCAGGAGCTGGAGGCCCAGTTCCGCGGCGCCGGCTGGAACGTGATCAAGACCCTGTGGGGCACCGCCTGGGACGAGCTGTTCCGGCTCGACACCACCGGCGCGCTGGTCCGCCGGCTGCGCGAGGTGCCGGACGCCCAGGTGCAGACCTACCAGACGCGCGACGCCGCCTACATCCGCCAGGACTTCTTCGGCAAGGACCCGGCGCTCGTCGAGATGGCGAAGCTGCTGAGCGACGACAAGATCCTCGAGTGCTTCCACCTCTCCCGCGGCGGCCACGAGCCCCGCAAGGTGTACGCCGCCTACCGGGCCGCGCTCGCCCACAAGGGCGCACCGACCGTGATCCTGGCGCAGACGGTCAAGGGCCACACCCTCGGTGAGGGCTTCGCCTCGAAGAACGCCAACCACCAGATGAAGAAGCTGACGGTGGACGAGTTCAAGGCGATGCGCGACCGCCTCGGCCTGCCGATCAAGGACAGCGACTTCGTCGACGGCCAGGTGCCCTACGCCCACCCGGGCGCCGACTCCCCCGAGGTCCGCTACCTCCAGGAGCGCCGCGCCGCCCTCGGCGGTCCGGCCCCGGCCCGCCGCGTCCACCCGGTCGCGCCGCTGCCGCTCCCCGCCGACAAGGCGTTCGCCGCCTTCGACAAGGGCTCCGGCTCGCAGAACGTGGCCACCACCATGGCGTTCGTCCGCCTGGTCAAGGACCTGGTCCGCGACAAGGAGACCGGGAAGCGCTGGGTGCCGATCGTCCCCGACGAGGCGCGCACCTTCGGCATGGAGAGCCTCTTCCCGTCCCTCGGCATCTACTCGCCGATGGGCCAGACGTACGAGCCGGTCGACCGCGACCAGCTGATGTACTACAAGGAGGCCAAGAACGGCCAGATCTTCAACGAGGGGATCACCGAGGCCGGCGCCATGGCCGAGTTCATCGCCGCCTCGACGTCGTACGCGACGCACGGCGAGACGATGATCCCGTTCTACATCTACTACTCGATGTTCGGCTGGCAGCGCACCGGCGACCAGATGTGGCAGCTCGGCGACCAGCTCGGCCGCGGCTTCCTGGTCGGCGCCACGGCCGGCCGCACCACGCTGACGGGCGAGGGCCTGCAGCACGCCGACGGCCACTCGCCGGTCATCGCGGCGACCAACCCGGCGGCGCTGACGTACGACCCGGCGTTCGCGTACGAGATCGGGGTCATCGTCAAGGAGGGTCTGCGCCGGATGTTCGGCGAGGCCGAGCCGGACGAGGACCAGAACGTCTTCTACTACCTGACGGTCTACAACGAGCCGCTGCCGCAGCCCGCCAAGCCGTCGGCGGCCGGCATCGACGAGGGCATCGTCAGGGGCCTGTACCGCTTCAACACGGCGGAGACGGCCGGGCTGACCCCCGCCGCCAACGCCCCGCGGATCCAGCTGCTCGGCTCCGGCACGGCGATCCACTGGGCGCTGAAGGCGCAGCGGATGCTCGCCGAGGAGTGGGGCGTGGCCGCCGACGTGTGGTCCGCCACCTCGTGGACCGAGCTGCGCCGGGACGCCATGGAGGCGGACGAGGCGCTGCTGCGCGGCGAGGAGCGGGTGCCGTTCGTCCGGCAGGCGCTGCAGGGCGCCGAGGGCCCGGTGCTGGCGGTCTCCGACTACATGCGCCAGGTCCCGGACCAGATCGCGCAGTGGGTCGAGCAGGACTACACGTCGCTGGGCGCCGACGGCTTCGGCCTGTCGGACACCCGTGAGGCGGCCCGCCGCCACTTCGGGGTCGACGCCGAGTCCATCGTGGTCGCGGCCCTGGCCCAGCTCGCCCGGCGCGGCGAGGTGCAGGCGACGGCCGTGAAGGAGGCGCGCGAGCGCTACGGCCTGTAA
- a CDS encoding leucyl aminopeptidase codes for MTALTLSTAAVPGLRADAIVIGVAKGAASKTSGPVVAPGAEAVDQAYDGRLAGVLETLGASGAEGEVTKLPAPAGFKAPLVVAVGLGAQPEKDAAYDAEALRKAAGVAARALAGTKKAAFALPLTDAADAGAVAEGVLLGAYSFDAYKGNAAPGDAARNGKAPLAEAALLGGKPRDKAYKAALERATAVAEELNRARDLVNTPPNDLNPEAFAAVAQAAAKEHGIKVQVLDEKALAKGGYGGILGVGAGSASGPRLVKLSYTSSKAKRHLAFVGKGITYDSGGISLKPAGHNETMKCDMSGAAAVFAAVVAAARLGLEVNVTGWLALAENMPSGSATRPGDVLRMYSGKTVEVLNTDAEGRLVLADALWAASQEKPDAIVDVATLTGAMMLALGSRTFGIMANDDAFRTAVHEAAEQVGEPAWPMPLPEHLRKGMDSATADIANMGERMGGGLVAGLFLREFVGEGITWAHLDIAGPAFNEGGPFGYTPKGGTGSAVRTLVRLAELASAGELG; via the coding sequence GTGACTGCTCTCACTCTCAGCACCGCCGCGGTGCCCGGCCTGCGGGCCGACGCGATCGTGATCGGTGTCGCCAAGGGCGCTGCGTCAAAGACCTCGGGCCCGGTCGTCGCACCGGGCGCCGAGGCCGTGGACCAGGCGTACGACGGCAGGCTCGCCGGCGTCCTGGAGACCCTCGGGGCCTCCGGCGCCGAGGGCGAGGTGACGAAGCTCCCCGCGCCGGCCGGCTTCAAGGCGCCGCTCGTGGTGGCGGTGGGCCTGGGCGCCCAGCCCGAGAAGGACGCCGCCTACGACGCCGAGGCACTGCGCAAGGCCGCCGGCGTGGCCGCCCGCGCCCTCGCCGGCACGAAGAAGGCCGCGTTCGCCCTGCCGCTGACGGACGCCGCCGACGCCGGCGCGGTCGCCGAGGGCGTGCTGCTCGGCGCCTACTCCTTCGACGCCTACAAGGGCAACGCGGCTCCGGGTGACGCCGCCAGGAACGGCAAGGCCCCGCTGGCCGAGGCCGCGCTGCTCGGCGGCAAGCCCCGCGACAAGGCGTACAAGGCCGCGCTCGAGCGGGCCACCGCCGTCGCCGAGGAGCTCAACCGCGCCCGCGACCTGGTCAACACCCCGCCGAACGACCTCAACCCCGAGGCGTTCGCGGCCGTCGCCCAGGCGGCGGCCAAGGAGCACGGCATCAAGGTGCAGGTGCTCGACGAGAAGGCCCTGGCCAAGGGCGGCTACGGCGGCATCCTCGGCGTGGGCGCCGGCTCGGCGTCGGGCCCCCGCCTGGTGAAGCTGTCCTACACCTCGTCCAAGGCGAAGCGGCACCTCGCCTTCGTCGGCAAGGGCATCACCTACGACTCGGGCGGCATCTCGCTGAAGCCGGCCGGTCACAACGAGACGATGAAGTGCGACATGAGCGGTGCCGCCGCCGTGTTCGCCGCGGTCGTCGCCGCCGCCCGCCTCGGCCTGGAGGTCAACGTCACCGGCTGGCTGGCGCTGGCCGAGAACATGCCGTCCGGTTCCGCCACCCGTCCGGGTGACGTGCTGCGCATGTACAGCGGCAAGACCGTGGAGGTGCTCAACACCGACGCCGAGGGCCGTCTCGTCCTCGCCGACGCGCTGTGGGCCGCATCCCAGGAGAAGCCGGACGCGATCGTGGACGTCGCGACCCTGACCGGCGCGATGATGCTGGCGCTGGGCAGCCGCACGTTCGGGATCATGGCGAACGACGACGCGTTCCGCACCGCGGTGCACGAGGCCGCCGAGCAGGTCGGCGAGCCGGCGTGGCCGATGCCGCTGCCGGAGCACCTGCGCAAGGGGATGGACTCGGCCACGGCCGACATCGCCAACATGGGCGAGCGGATGGGCGGCGGGCTGGTCGCCGGCCTGTTCCTGCGCGAGTTCGTCGGCGAGGGCATCACCTGGGCCCACCTCGACATCGCCGGCCCGGCCTTCAACGAGGGCGGCCCCTTCGGGTACACGCCGAAGGGCGGCACGGGGTCGGCGGTGCGGACGCTGGTCCGCCTCGCGGAACTGGCCTCGGCCGGCGAGCTGGGCTGA